The sequence below is a genomic window from Thermoflexus sp..
ACGGGGACGGAGGCGGGGATCACCCCTCTGCAGATCGCCGCTTACCAGGTGGAGCGGCTCGGGATGCCCGGGGCGAGCTATCACTTTCTGGTGGACGCCGAGGGGATCCTGTATCGGATCCACCCGCTTGCTGTGGCGGTTTCTCATATGGCAACCGATAACGTGACAACCGTCAGCGTCGGGTTGATCGGGGATTTCCGCCAGCGCCCTCCGGGCGAGCGCCAGCTGACCGCAACGGCCCAGCTCATCGCCTATCTGCTGGATCATCTGGGATTGGGGATCGAATCCGTGAAGGGGCACGAGGAGCTGGAGCCGGTGCCATGTCCGGGAGGGTGGCGGATCGGGGCGGCGTGGCGGGGGATGCTGATGGCCCAGATCCAGGCGATCCTTCGGCTTCATCGCTTTCGCTGAGGCCTCCGATGGAATGGCAGGGGATCCTGGCCGCGTTGTTTTCCGCGATTCTACTGGGTGGGGCGCCGATCCTGGCCAAGCGGGCCTACCAGGCGGGCGCGGATCCCACGGCGGTGGTCATCCTGCGCACCGGGCTGGCCGCCTTGGCCCTCTGGGCGCTCTATTTGCTTCACCCTCGCTGGCGCCGCTATCTGTATATCTATCCGGTCGGTCTGCTGGGCTGTCTGGCGGTGGGCTTCACCAACGCGCTGGGGTCGGTTTTTTACTATCTGGGCCTCTACCGCCTGGACGCGGCTATCGCGCATCTGATCTATTCCATGTATCCCATCCTGGTGGCCGCGATGGGCCGTCTCAACGGCGATCCGATCCCTGGCCTGACCCGTTTGCGGATGCTGCTGGCGAGCCTGGGCCTTGTTCTGCTGTTAGGCCGCCTTCAGGGTGTGCCGGATCTCTTCGGCGTGCTTCTGGTGCTGCTTTCCAGCGGCTTCTACGCGCTCCATGTGGTGCTCAGCCAGCGGGTCCTGTATGAGATGCCGGCTCAGACCCTCACCCTCTACGCCCTGACGGCGATGGCGGCCTTCACGCCGGTGGCCGGATGGGTCTTCGGGAGCCCTCATCCCGCTGTGCCCTCAGGCGCCATGGGGCCGATCTTCGCGATGGCGGCCGTCCTGATGCTCTCGCGGCTGGGGATGTTCATGGGGGTCAAGCGCCTGGGGGGGACCCAGACCGCCCTGCTGACCGTGATGGAGATCCTGGTCACCGTGGCCCTGGCGGTGGGATGGTTGGGAGAGCGCCTGATGCCGGTTCAATGGGCCGGCGCCTCGTTGATGATCCTCAGCATCCTGCTGGTCCTTCGGGAATCCCCTCGCGCGCCCCTCCCGCGCTGGCGCATGCCCCTTCTTCCCCCAGCGGATTAAGTTCAGGTGGAAGAGGCCAGCGGCGTAGCTCCTATGAGGAGGATTCGCCCGGATCCGGAGGGGTCAGCGGGAGCTCCAGGCGCAGGGCGGCCAGGGAGAAGGTCGGCTCGACCCCCAGCTCCCTGCGCAGGCGCTGCCGGAAGCGCTCATAGGTGCGAACCGCCAGCGCGCGCTGTCCGAGGGCCCAGTATCCCTGAACCAGCAGCCTGCAGGCGGCCTCGTGGTAAGGATCCCGCTCCAGGATCCGCTGCGCGATGGGGATCACTTCCTCCCAGGCGTTCCGTGCCGCCAGGGCCTTCGCGACCTGTTCGGCTGTGCTCAGGTAAAGGGCCGATAGATACTCCCGCTCTGGACGTTCCGGGGCGAGGCCATCACCCCGCCGCCGGAGGTGGGGATCTTTTGAGGGGCTGGATGGCGGACTCATGGTAATATGGGAGACGGGAGGGGAATCGATAAAGCCTGCCCGGCTGCTTCCCCGGAACAGAGAGGATCTCAAACCGAAGGGGACGTGCATCATGGCGGTTCGTGAGCGGGTTCGGTTTGGGGAGGCGAAGCAGTTCATCGGGGGCCAGTGGACGGACGGCGGGACGCCGATCCCGGTTCGGGACAAATACACGGGGGAGGTGATCGGGACGGTTCCAGAGGCCCGGCGGGAGGACGTGGAGGCGGCGGTGGCGGCGGCGCAGGAAGGCGCGAAGGCGATGGCCGCTCTGCCGGCCTGGCGGCGGGCGGAGATCCTGCGAGGGGCGGCGGAGCGGATCCGGTCGCAGAAAGAGGAGTTCGCCCGGCTGATCGCCGCCGAGGCGGGGAAGGCGTTGAAGTGGGCCCGGGCCGAAGTGGAGCGGGCCATCTGGACCTTCACCATCGCCGCAGAGGAAGCCCGGCGCATCGAGGGGGAGGTGATCCCCCTGGACGCGGTGCCTGCCGGGGAGGGGTACTTCGGGTTCTACATCCGGCGGCCGGTGGGCGTGGTGGCCGCCATCACGCCGTTCAACTTCCCGCTGAACCTGGTGGCGCATAAGGTCGCGCCGGCCCTGGCGGCGGGGAACGCGGTGGTGTTGAAGCCGGCCAGCGCCACGCCCCTGACGGCCGTGAGGCTGGCCCAGGTGCTGGAGGCCGCCGGCGTCCCGGCGGGGGGCTTCAACCTGATCTTCGGGCCCGGGGGAACCGTCGGGGAGTGGCTCGCGGCGCACCCCGGCGTGGCGAAGGTGAGCTTCACCGGAAGCCGCGCCGTGGGGGATCGACTGACGCGGGTGGTGGGAATCAAGAAACTCACGCTGGAGCTGGGCAACACCACGCCGGTGATCGTCGCCGAGGA
It includes:
- a CDS encoding DMT family transporter is translated as MEWQGILAALFSAILLGGAPILAKRAYQAGADPTAVVILRTGLAALALWALYLLHPRWRRYLYIYPVGLLGCLAVGFTNALGSVFYYLGLYRLDAAIAHLIYSMYPILVAAMGRLNGDPIPGLTRLRMLLASLGLVLLLGRLQGVPDLFGVLLVLLSSGFYALHVVLSQRVLYEMPAQTLTLYALTAMAAFTPVAGWVFGSPHPAVPSGAMGPIFAMAAVLMLSRLGMFMGVKRLGGTQTALLTVMEILVTVALAVGWLGERLMPVQWAGASLMILSILLVLRESPRAPLPRWRMPLLPPAD
- a CDS encoding bacterial transcriptional activator domain-containing protein, coding for MSPPSSPSKDPHLRRRGDGLAPERPEREYLSALYLSTAEQVAKALAARNAWEEVIPIAQRILERDPYHEAACRLLVQGYWALGQRALAVRTYERFRQRLRRELGVEPTFSLAALRLELPLTPPDPGESSS
- a CDS encoding aldehyde dehydrogenase family protein encodes the protein MAVRERVRFGEAKQFIGGQWTDGGTPIPVRDKYTGEVIGTVPEARREDVEAAVAAAQEGAKAMAALPAWRRAEILRGAAERIRSQKEEFARLIAAEAGKALKWARAEVERAIWTFTIAAEEARRIEGEVIPLDAVPAGEGYFGFYIRRPVGVVAAITPFNFPLNLVAHKVAPALAAGNAVVLKPASATPLTAVRLAQVLEAAGVPAGGFNLIFGPGGTVGEWLAAHPGVAKVSFTGSRAVGDRLTRVVGIKKLTLELGNTTPVIVAEDVKDLDWVARRLAVGAFYNSGQVCISVQRIYGVRRIFEPLVETFSRAASEMVVGDPLDERVDVGPLIDEREAMRVEGWIQEA